In the genome of Onychostoma macrolepis isolate SWU-2019 chromosome 10, ASM1243209v1, whole genome shotgun sequence, the window CCTTCTTCAGGTGATTGACATTTTGAAATACTTCTCCTGGGCGGAGCCACAAGTAAAGGCAGTCAAAGCCTTGCAACATGTAAGAATTCTGTTTCTTATTGATTTTATTCATCTACAGTCTTGTTAGTTGAGCTAAATTACTTCATCTAATTgcataacatgttttttttcctccagaAAATGGTTGCAATTCCAACAACGAAGGCTGCAAACATCCTTAATTGTTTCACATTCTCAAAGGACAGAATTATTGTACTAGAACTCATTGCTCTGTAAGTCACACTCCACAGAAATTATGCACATCAGGAAATATCCAAACAACTTAAATATAATGCAACAATGCAATATGTAATGTAtgctttacagaaatatttctGATGCCCAAAATTACCGTCCCGTGGAGGATGCCTTCCGTACTCACCTCGCTGAGAAGAAGCGTGCAAGACGAATCCTAGAGCAGGTACAACTTACTCGTTCACATGAATTTACAAACTGTGCATTATGGCCAAGTGTAGGCTATATTGAATGAATGGGGATTTAAATGCAGTACATGTCGGTAATTTGTTTAGGTGTGTAAGGTGGGATGTAAAGCTCCAGTGGCGATGATTTCATCCTGTGGGATGATCCCAGGCAACCCTTACCCCAAAGGCAAACCCAGCCAGCTCACTGGAACATTCCCTGTAAGCTCCTTcacttaataaatatattaaatacctTGTAAATACATATCGTTTCCTTTAGTTCTTTCAAATTAATTGTGGCTTTATTGGAACTTTTAAGGGATTGCCTGCCAAAAAGGATGGAGATGATGCAACCCTGGATGGAAAGGGCATTGCTGCACGCATCCTTGGACCAAGCAAACCGGTATGTTTTATTGGACAGGAATCTCATCGTGTCATCTTGAATAGTGAACACattagggtaaacgtacctattaagctcaccaaaatctacattgagacatttttagtgcacgagatattggtttcagtacaaaaagttgttaaaataaaatgttaatctctcacacaaaaatatttaattttattttaaatgacaaaagcatttcaattaagatatacatcattaaatgcaaaaagtttatttcgatagtccactttagacattctactaattataagtaactttgtaactacatgtcaactaattctcattaatttgcaactacatatctactaactctcagagtagactgtaagggtaggtttagggttagtcgaataagttgacatatacttgcaaagtttctcatagtcagtatgttgtatgttgtggacctatcaaaataaagtgttagaagttaagcagacagtctactcatactctaatgactgctagctgacatgtagttgcaaagttacttactgttagtagaatgccTAAAGTGGACCTAAAGTCTCttatggctggaatacactacacgatttttgccccgattttccagatttacagtctgaagaagttgatgctagttgccaaagatcagagccagcaATAatctgtcaatttataatattatggatgtaaaagtacaagccagtaatgcctgtgaagtaatatattagcgtagcacacaatcttatacagctagtcagctaactgtgttctgtagcatctgtgctgtgttgctaaaactatcttttggatctaatgtaattatttcccacatctaagttccaggttataatatgcaaaagtcagaacattaatctcttaagtttacaataagtagtgaaatttacccaaaataaaggcttaaacatctaaaaaccgcacatttcaaaatggccgccaagacagtgtgaacacatggagactcatatctcagtgtgcagtgatctgatcgacttgaaattattggaggtatatagtaacaaacatatcaattggttaagacatcaagtgggataataaattatttttttctttttataatctgatctcaaaaatggaagtgtgcttaatgggtatgtgagcttaataggtacgtttaccctacatctttttctctcttttcccaCAAGTCACCATCAACGTACAATCCACACAGGCCTGTGCCATACCCTATCCCGCCATGTAGGCCACATGCAACCATCGCTCCAAGTAAGACCCTTTTCTTCAGATTAGAATAAAATGATCAAGAATAAATTGTATGGGTAATAATCTCCCTAATGTACAAGAAACAGTAGACCATGCATATGCCAGCAATGTGTCTGTGTGCAATATGAAAGTTAATGTGGGGGACTGGATTCAGAATGTTCTTACCCTCTTCTCCGAATGCTGCCCAGGTGCGTACAACAACGCAGGTCTGGTGTCAGTGGGTGGGGTCATCACCGCCAATGTGCCACCCCCACCCTACAGAGCCACTTCCAATTCGGCAGGTACAACGTGCAGTTGCTAGCGCTGTGTGCTGCCTTTAACAGCTGTGACTGCAATGCTGTCTGTAGACGCTACCTCACCACGGCATGCTCTAAATCTGCCTGCAGCACCTATAGCATGCAATTTGATCATGCTTAAAACTCTGGGGTTTCTTTTACTGATCTAACTGAGCTAATATGGTCATTTCCATATGTCACGGATGATAATAGAGAGCACAAATTTTAGAATGCGTATTATATTAGATTTTCcagagtgtgtgtgaatgtaatGTTCTAAAAAAAAGTTGTTACTTTAAGGCACTTGCAATAGAAGTAAACTACGCTATTCACTTTCAAGTTTTAGAGCACAAATGTGCAAAAAATTTTCTTAAATCTTTGTGGTGAGACTAATGTTTTAGACTTGACTTAGTAAAATGCCTAAAATCGACATTAGAATTTTTCTTATTGTGAAAGGTTCTTATGCATCTTGTCACAAATGTTTGAAAGTCTCATATTAACACACATAATATTTAAGCCTTGTTGGCATTACCTTAAATAGTTTAAATCTGTTGTAAGTGTCTCACTACATTCAAgatgtttgcttgttttttttttttttacaaacctAGGGGACAAGTTGAAATTTTCTGTTGAAcccagaaaattctttaatataGGTTTCCAACAACTTTGCCTAACTAATTTTATCACAAGGGGGCGCTATGTCATATATTGTCAGTCCATGTTTAGACCGTGAATGCTTGCTCTGCTGCATTATGCATCTTATGGTGCAAATAGAGGATTGGGAGATTTCCTGAATTCTCTCGCTTTCTTTCTAATGCGCCTTTAAAATCCAACACTAATAAACTTAAATGCATATGGTGCCTTTGTCTTTGTCATTTCATAGgactttcttctttttaatatttcattgtgCTTATTGTTTCATATTTTCAGGTTACAGCCGACCTGTCAGTCAACAAAATCCAACCGCCAACATCTCCGGCACACCTGCTATCTCTCCTCATAACTCTGCAGCATCTACTCCAGTCACCTCCCAGCCTCATCCTACCACACCAATCACTCCGGTTTTTCCTGGCATGGTCCCATCCCAAAACCCTCTAACCCCCTCCCCTTCTCCTGCCCCCTCACCCTCAGTCATCAAAGGGCCTCCTCTCCCAGCTGGCTCTCCCCAAGTTGCCTCAAACTCCAGTGGCCATACCACACCAGTTCCTTCTCCGTACCCTGGCATGCCCCCTTCTGGTCGAAACACCCCTTCCGTCATCAAAAGTCATACCCCATCTGGAACACCCTGTGGAACACCCGGGCCAAGTACAAGCATCCCTCCTTCTCCATTCCACGGTGCGCCCCGCTCAGAAACACCTTCCGGTGGACTCATATCTACTCCCAGGGCAACTGGTGACCCCTTGACTCCTCATGGAGCTATGGGATTACACTCAGTGAAGGGTTACCCACCTTCCTCAGATGCCCAGTCAGCACTTTCACTCCCTGGCACTCCCTCTACCCAGTCACATTCGGTTATCCGTAGTTACACACCCTCAGGGATGTCCTCTCTCACTCCTGGACGCTCCACTCCCAACATGCAAAGTGTTGGTGGATTATCAGTGGCGCCTGCGGCTCCAAGTCCTAAGCCCTCTCCTGGACTGACCTCCCAGGCAGCCATGAGTAGCCCTGTTGGAGCTTTGTTTAACGAGCAACATGCCAGCTCCATGGCCCGGCACGGCGGAGGTAGTGGAAGCAACAGTCCTGTTCCTTCCGCTTTCAAAGGTCCCTCCCGCTCCGGCACCCCTTCTCTTAGCTCTCTAGTAATGCCTAACTCTGCTGTTCTTGCCCGACCCATGGGCATGGCCCATGGTGCTGCCTCGCCACAATCTTCTTTACCCAGCACTGCTGGTGTAGCCGGACTCCACAGTCTTTCCTCAGCTCTAGCCTCTCAATCTGGAAGCAGCCCTGTTCCTCATTTTCCAACAATGTCTCCTTTCCCTGGAACCCAGTCCTCCATTTCCTCCCCATCCACTTCTACTCCTCCAGTCTCATCTGTATATTCTAGCCTGGCTCACTCTAGCGCTCCCACACCTTCCCCCTTTGGCCTGGGATTGACCACAGCTCCCTCCGTGTTCTCGGGTCTTCCTCCTGGCCCAAACCCTGCTTTCCCAGGTTTTGGAGGCTCAGGGCCCACTGCAGCAGGTAGTCCAGTGCTGTCCTCCTTAATGGGGCTTCCAGGAGCCTCTTGCTCAGTAGCCACCGTTGCACCTCTCCAGGCAGCAGCAGTCGCAGCAGCCGCGGCAGCAGGAGTTCCCTCCTCTTCTCCTGTGCTTCCTGGATTCGCCTCTGCATTCAGCTCTAATTTCAACCCCGCCCTTGTTGGCCAGGCTGGGTaaattttttctatttaattatGTTTCATGACTTCATGAAGTATTAAGAAGCAGAGAAGTTTGAGTATACTATTCTAGGGTTGATTTAGGGCAGGGGTAGcgaaccctgctcctggaggacTACCTTCCCGCAGACTCTAGTTCCAACCCATTtgctccaacacacctgcctgttaTTTTCAAGAAATCCTGAGCCCAGTTTATTAGGATTTAATTAACTGATTCaggtgtatttaaaaaaaggttggtgctaaactctgcaggatggTAGCCATTCAGGAACAGAGTTGGCTACCCTTGATTTaggattatttaaaataagcaGAAAGTGCTAAACTAGGGGTGCCCAATCCttttcctggagatctacctacCTGCATAATTCAGTTCATCTGTCTATAATTATGAAGTGCTCCTGTAGATCTTAATAAGATGGCCCATTTGTGTTGGAGCATGGTTGGAGTTGAATTTTGCTGGAAGGTAGATCACCAGGATTGGGACTGAGCACCCCTGTGCTAAACTATTACGTATAATCTGAATTGTCTATGGAAATAACAgtttcaaaacctagtgagctgcctacttAGCCAGCATTATAGGTCCACAACACAAGGGCTTCTCTAAAATATAGGAAGCATAATTTTGCTTGATTATGTGTATATTTCGTTTAATATTGAAAAAAGTATCAACAACTACAGTTCAGTCAAATCACTAATGGACTGTTTTATCCACTGCTTGtgtgttatgtattttatgcatatttaattgTACTGAAAGCTTAGCAACATGGTAATGGGAAAACCTATTGGAATCAAATGAGTATTAAGTAACTTGAAGTTTTGTCTCAGGATTTTGCCTTAAGAGGGCTATGTTGGTA includes:
- the proser1 gene encoding proline and serine-rich protein 1 isoform X2 — encoded protein: MDKKSFDIVLDEIRKCVLTDQRIKAIEQVHGYFSSEQVIDILKYFSWAEPQVKAVKALQHKMVAIPTTKAANILNCFTFSKDRIIVLELIALNISDAQNYRPVEDAFRTHLAEKKRARRILEQVCKVGCKAPVAMISSCGMIPGNPYPKGKPSQLTGTFPGLPAKKDGDDATLDGKGIAARILGPSKPSPSTYNPHRPVPYPIPPCRPHATIAPSYSRPVSQQNPTANISGTPAISPHNSAASTPVTSQPHPTTPITPVFPGMVPSQNPLTPSPSPAPSPSVIKGPPLPAGSPQVASNSSGHTTPVPSPYPGMPPSGRNTPSVIKSHTPSGTPCGTPGPSTSIPPSPFHGAPRSETPSGGLISTPRATGDPLTPHGAMGLHSVKGYPPSSDAQSALSLPGTPSTQSHSVIRSYTPSGMSSLTPGRSTPNMQSVGGLSVAPAAPSPKPSPGLTSQAAMSSPVGALFNEQHASSMARHGGGSGSNSPVPSAFKGPSRSGTPSLSSLVMPNSAVLARPMGMAHGAASPQSSLPSTAGVAGLHSLSSALASQSGSSPVPHFPTMSPFPGTQSSISSPSTSTPPVSSVYSSLAHSSAPTPSPFGLGLTTAPSVFSGLPPGPNPAFPGFGGSGPTAAGSPVLSSLMGLPGASCSVATVAPLQAAAVAAAAAAGVPSSSPVLPGFASAFSSNFNPALVGQAGLTGSLQAPGGAAFPGLLSFPPGMPSFSTTASPAALSGLHNSAMQSALLQARPASALDSYPPQPNGYTNYPAAAGSSFPLQPGLHPPLGWQ
- the proser1 gene encoding proline and serine-rich protein 1 isoform X1, with translation MDKKSFDIVLDEIRKCVLTDQRIKAIEQVHGYFSSEQVIDILKYFSWAEPQVKAVKALQHKMVAIPTTKAANILNCFTFSKDRIIVLELIALNISDAQNYRPVEDAFRTHLAEKKRARRILEQVCKVGCKAPVAMISSCGMIPGNPYPKGKPSQLTGTFPGLPAKKDGDDATLDGKGIAARILGPSKPSPSTYNPHRPVPYPIPPCRPHATIAPSAYNNAGLVSVGGVITANVPPPPYRATSNSAGYSRPVSQQNPTANISGTPAISPHNSAASTPVTSQPHPTTPITPVFPGMVPSQNPLTPSPSPAPSPSVIKGPPLPAGSPQVASNSSGHTTPVPSPYPGMPPSGRNTPSVIKSHTPSGTPCGTPGPSTSIPPSPFHGAPRSETPSGGLISTPRATGDPLTPHGAMGLHSVKGYPPSSDAQSALSLPGTPSTQSHSVIRSYTPSGMSSLTPGRSTPNMQSVGGLSVAPAAPSPKPSPGLTSQAAMSSPVGALFNEQHASSMARHGGGSGSNSPVPSAFKGPSRSGTPSLSSLVMPNSAVLARPMGMAHGAASPQSSLPSTAGVAGLHSLSSALASQSGSSPVPHFPTMSPFPGTQSSISSPSTSTPPVSSVYSSLAHSSAPTPSPFGLGLTTAPSVFSGLPPGPNPAFPGFGGSGPTAAGSPVLSSLMGLPGASCSVATVAPLQAAAVAAAAAAGVPSSSPVLPGFASAFSSNFNPALVGQAGLTGSLQAPGGAAFPGLLSFPPGMPSFSTTASPAALSGLHNSAMQSALLQARPASALDSYPPQPNGYTNYPAAAGSSFPLQPGLHPPLGWQ